Within the Haloarcula rubripromontorii genome, the region TGGCAAAACAGGCAGCTGACCAAGCTGGCGTGGATGTCGAAGTCCCAAAACATGGCGTTGCGACGAAAGAAAAATGGGACGAACTCTATCGGATTGTGAACGAACATTTCGATTCTGTTGCTTTCGTGCTTGATGAACTCGATATGCTTGTCGGCCGTCGCGATAAACAGGAGCCAGCATTTTCGCGGCTTCTATATCAACTCTCGCGAGCTGGCGCTAACGACGACCTCACGGCATACATTTCGGTGGTTGCAATATCTAACGATACTAGGATGATGGAGTCTGTGGGAAGCCGAGCACTGAGTTCGTTCACTCCGGAAGATGTTCATTTCAATGACTACGACGCAAACCAGCTACAGGCAATCCTCCGTCGACGGCAAGACGCCTTTCACGATGATGTCGTTGATGACGATGTTATCCCTCTTACAGCAGCCTTTGCAGCGCAAACACACGGTGACGCCAGGAAGGCGATCGACCTCATCCGCGTTGCTGGTGAACTTGCCGAACGCGAAGGGGATGATCGCGTTCAAGAAGCACACGTCCGAGAAGCTCAAGAAAAGGTCGAAAAGAACCGCGTCCTCGAGGTCGTTCGGGGTATTAGCACCCAGAAAAAATTATCTCTCTACGCGACAGCAACGGTCGCTGCCGAAGCTAACGATGGGACTGCTAGAAGCACAACCGGGTATCGTGTCTACCAATTTCTTACTGAGTCGCTCGAGGCTGACCAGTACCATCAAGAAACGTATGTGAATAAAATGAAGGAATTGACGACGTATTCACTCGTTGATTTCGAGCGGCGGAGCCATGGCCCAACATCTGGGATGTTTTTAGAATTTCAGTTTGGTGAGCGACCCGAGACAATTCTTGAAACGCTTCGTGAAGATTCACGTATCGATATGGTATCTACCGATGCGGTCGAGTCTGTGGTGAAAGCCCAGATCCGAAATCAAACCTAGAAAACCAGTTTCATTGTACTGCCACCAAAGCTGGGAAGACACCCCTCTATCGATGTGTATATAGTAAACGCTACTACGGCACATACCTCTGGAGCACACTCTAGTTAAGTCAAATTAGTAGGATGAAACACCGCTCTCTCCGTCAGACGCTTGTCACACCCCTCTATCGATGTGTGATTACCCCCGAGAATCTTAGAAACCGTTGAAATCACGGAAATCGAATTTTTGAGGCCTTTATTCTTCGAGTAACATCGACCTCCTAAATTTGCATATTGTTTTATCGAAACAGAATCAGTAGTAGAACAGATAACCAGACACCCCCATATCAATGTGTTCGCCCGTTGCCCCCAAATTAGTATACCTCTTGTTGAGATGGCCCGCTGTTCTTATGCGATATCCTCCCGTGGTGAACGGCGGGGAGGATGTCATGAACGGTATCAAGAAGTTCTTCGAAATCACGGTAGCGAACCGTTGAAACGTAGGCGAGTACACGATCACCTCTCGGACTTGAGCCTCCACGGCCGTGGTGAATCGCCAGACGTGGTTCGATTTCACTGTTTTAGAGATTGCTTGATGTTGTGAACCGCACACATCAGGACGAGTTCACGAAATTCA harbors:
- a CDS encoding orc1/cdc6 family replication initiation protein; the encoded protein is MGTDDSDGSRDNSGAPEDEITTQADLSSNTAEPEPEPTSNNASTIDEQSPSTNFSSDDSSQSIEDMLLEFDEQDGLIRDRSLLDPNYVVEEDRIVGRDEQLQEVTKMLRVALGDNRPPNLFLYGPSGTGKSLITKAVCNNISRICKSRDISFGTIEVNCQDLDTLGVAVYELAKQAADQAGVDVEVPKHGVATKEKWDELYRIVNEHFDSVAFVLDELDMLVGRRDKQEPAFSRLLYQLSRAGANDDLTAYISVVAISNDTRMMESVGSRALSSFTPEDVHFNDYDANQLQAILRRRQDAFHDDVVDDDVIPLTAAFAAQTHGDARKAIDLIRVAGELAEREGDDRVQEAHVREAQEKVEKNRVLEVVRGISTQKKLSLYATATVAAEANDGTARSTTGYRVYQFLTESLEADQYHQETYVNKMKELTTYSLVDFERRSHGPTSGMFLEFQFGERPETILETLREDSRIDMVSTDAVESVVKAQIRNQT